TCTGCTGGGCCTGCACTTCGACATCCCGCTGGCCCTGCTGACGGTCATCGTCTTCGAGTGCTGGCGGTACTTCCCCTTCGCGTTCCTCTTCATCCTGGCGCGGCTCCAGGCGGTCCCGGACACCCTTGAGGAGGCCGCGCTGGTCGACGGCGCGACCATGACCCAGCGGTTCCGGCACGTCCTGCTGCCCCAGTTGATGCCGGTGATCGCGCTGCTGTGCGTGCTGCGGTTCATCATGACCTTCAACAAGTTCGACGACGTGTACCTGCTCACCGGGGGTGGCGCGGGCACCGACGTCGCCGCCGTGCGCGTCTACGACTTCCTGACCGCCCGCTACGACGTGGGAGCCGCGGCCGCCCAGGCGCTCACCCTGGCCGTCGTGCTGATGATCCTGCTCGGCCTCTACTTCAAGTTCTTCGGCAACAAGGTCCAGGAGGAAGCGTGACGCGCAAGGCGGCCCTGACCCGGGCCCAGTTCGAGGAGCGGTTCTTCGGCGTGCTGCGCTGGTTCGTCATCGTGTTCCTCGCCCTGATCACCGTGATCCCCTTCTACTACATGGTGCTGCTGTCGCTGAAGCCCATCGACGCGCTCCTGCTCGACCCGGGCTCCCTGTGGATCTCGGCCAAGGACTTCACCTTCTCCACCTACCAGGACGTGCTCCGCTCGACCGACGCGGGCGGCCAGGGCTTCCTGAAGTTCCTGCTCAACTCCGCGCTGGTCTCCCTCGGCACGGTGGTGCTGACCCTGGTGGCCGCCGTGCCCGGCTCGTACGCCGTCAGCCGGCTGAAGTTCTTCGGCCACCGGCAGGTCAGCGCGCTCTTCCTGGCCGTGTACATGTTCCCCGCGACCCTGCTGGCGGTGCCGCTCTTCGTCATCTTCGCGAAGGTCGGTCTCTCCTCCAGCCTGGTCGGTCTGGCCATCGTCTACGTGGCGCAGACGGTGCCGGTGTCGATCTACATGCTGAAGAACTACCTCGTCACCATCCCCGCCTCCATCGAGGAGGCGGCGGCC
This region of Streptomyces ambofaciens ATCC 23877 genomic DNA includes:
- a CDS encoding carbohydrate ABC transporter permease — protein: MTRKAALTRAQFEERFFGVLRWFVIVFLALITVIPFYYMVLLSLKPIDALLLDPGSLWISAKDFTFSTYQDVLRSTDAGGQGFLKFLLNSALVSLGTVVLTLVAAVPGSYAVSRLKFFGHRQVSALFLAVYMFPATLLAVPLFVIFAKVGLSSSLVGLAIVYVAQTVPVSIYMLKNYLVTIPASIEEAAALDGCSRLQTVRKVILPLALPSLMATGLYVFMIAWNEFLFALLFLAADPDKWTVSLGLAQLSNGIEVPKTVLMAGSVVLTIPVVLLFFAAERLLTEGLTSGADKS